The sequence below is a genomic window from Pseudomonadota bacterium.
GGGCTGCTCCCGCACGCCCGCTCCACGGACGATCCCGACGAGCTCGAGGAGGAGAGGCGGCTCTGCTACGTGGGCATGACGCGCGCGATGGATCGGCTGACGCTCGCGCACGCGTTCCGGCGCAGCCACTTCGGCCAGTCGCGGTACAACGTCGCCTCGCGTTTCCTGGACGACCTTCCGCACGAGCACTCGGTCCGCATCCCCGTCGGCCTCGGCTTTTCAACCCGCTGCGCTTTTCCCGGTCCCGGGTCCCGGGTCCCGAACTCCGAGTCCCGATTCCCGAGTCACGGTTTTCCGAGTCCCGAGTCCCGAGTCCCGGATCCCGATTTTGATTTCGATCAACGCCCCCCCGACGAGCGCGAGGGGCTGGCCAGGGGCATGCGCGTGCGCCACCCGACCTTCGGCTTCGGGATCGTGAAGGCGGTCGCCCCCTCATCCGCAGGCCAGAAGGTGACCGTGGAGTTCCGCGGAGGGGTGACGAAGAAGCTGATCGCCGAGCTCGCCAACCTCATACCAGCGTAAAAATTGGATCAGCATTGGGTGGCGCCGGATAGGGCGACAACAAATGAAATTCCAAGCGCCAAGCACCAATCGCCAAATAAATTCCAATAACCAAAATTCCAATAACCAAACGAAAATATCGCGTTTGGTTATTCGGCAATTGGATTTTGGTGCTTAATTGGAATTTGGGATTTGGTGCTTGGAATTTGTCGGATGGGGGTGACCCGGCGACAGGACCCGATGCTGATCTAATTCAGAGTTTCCACTCGATCACCTGCGGATAGTCCTCGTTCTCCGACCAGGAATCCTCCGAGAGATCGTCGAACGAGTTCTCGCCCTTGAGCAGGTGCTTCACGAGTTTGTTGAGCTCCCCTATGTCGTTATAAGGCTTGAAGAGGAGATGGAAGGCGCAGTTCTTGAGATCGAAGCGCTTGAGGTTCGCGCCGTAGGCGGTGGTGAGGATCACCGAGCAGGCGGGGTTGAAGTCGCACGCGAGCTTCGCGAGCTCGTAGCCGTTTATGCCCCGCATGTTGATGTCGCTGATGAGCAGCTTGCAGCTGACCCTGCAGAGGACCTCCTTCGCCTCGAAGGGGTTGGCGATCAGCATGAAATCGCTCACCCCCATTGCCTCCAGGAAACGCTTCCAGAAGGAGAGGAACGTGGGGTCGTCCTCCACCACCACGACCTCCACTGCAGACTTGTTAGCAGCGTGCGCCATTTATACGTCCTCCACGCGTAAATATGTACAATAAGCGTGCCAAGGATTTGATAGTTTGCGCCAGGCACAGGAAGCGATAACCCTATGAAATATCTTTATGATTTATAACGTGCCCATCCTGCTGAATCGGGCTTGAGGGTAGATTTTGCCGCAATGGACGACGGTATAGAGGTTTCTTTGCTGAATATCTTTAAATAATAATTACTTGAACTGACGATGTGCCGTCAAAAGTTCGACGGTCACTTCAGCGGTTCTTTGACGCACTTTATCTGAAGACCGGCCTTTGCGGCGGAGATTGGTTTTATACTGTTTATAGCTATCTCTTGAGCGGACGATCTCTTCGGCACAGTATCCCCTGAACCCCCTTGCGCTCCTCGCGATCACATCGACGAGAGCCGCTGCCCTGGCGCTGGAGTCGAGTGACGTGATGTGGCGAGC
It includes:
- a CDS encoding response regulator, with protein sequence MAHAANKSAVEVVVVEDDPTFLSFWKRFLEAMGVSDFMLIANPFEAKEVLCRVSCKLLISDINMRGINGYELAKLACDFNPACSVILTTAYGANLKRFDLKNCAFHLLFKPYNDIGELNKLVKHLLKGENSFDDLSEDSWSENEDYPQVIEWKL